The Halichondria panicea chromosome 6, odHalPani1.1, whole genome shotgun sequence genomic sequence TGCCTGCAAGTCTGGAAAGAACGTGATCCTTTTCaagcaacttacagagctctactGGATATCGCACTGAGATTGGGGAAAGGAGAAACAGCTGATAAAATCTGTCGGCAATTGTCCCAacgtaagtacatgtgtatcagTGACCCTCCCCCTTTTCCTCTCCCCTCTAGAAAGCAACGAGTATAGCTATCCAAACAGTTTGACTGCAATCACAccttctatataattaatttttacaaaacacctgcatacataattatataccgtgATTATTTCCACTTTTCCTGATTGCAGATCGTACACTGGACTGATGAAGTgattacacatgcagtgtgtcgGATTATACAAAATACTCATTAGAATAGATgtgtgtgctagctagctgtaaaaTAGCTATCCATTTTTAATTTAGTACTGCATGGACAATCGATTCCCATTAGAGACGTCATGATATGTTTCATTATTTCAGAAACCCATTGAGAGTTTCATGTACATAGTTTTAAGTTGATTATGACTGTTTATATTATCATTCATGACTGTTTAATTTTAACGATTCGCCTGCAAATGTTAGTTTACTCCTCTACAAgcatatcataattaattatggccAGCaggtttataataattatttataaatTTGTTCCTCCGCCACCATTACCAATTAATTATCTAATATATAGCAACACTTCACTGTAACATAAATTTGCCAGGAAAAAGaatactagtacatgtactgcaatTATTTATAGTCTCAAGTATTCAATAAACCTCAAGTCATGCCACCAAATTTAAAAAGGTGCCAACAATAGCAGCTATAATGCTATATAAGGTATCTCTgtttctgagcaaaattggcgaaaataaactacaataattatcatgctaACTAACTCTACAGCCTACAAAGTCCAGTCTCTACAGACGGTTACCATGCCAACACGCTGTGTGCTAGCATGCCTAAAACATGTTTCAGTGTGAAATTGTTCTTTTCCACTCTCAACGGAATTTTGTAGTCCCACAGTTCCGATGCTGTAACCATGGGAATGGTTTCTATAACAACCACAGGGGATTGATATTCTTTCCAATTCTGCGATGGTTGCCCGGAAATATCGATATTTGGGTCGTTATGACGAAAGTGCTCCTTAGGTCCAATGTAGTTAGTTTCTATTTCACGATCAGGTTGCTCTACACGAGGATATTGAGGGATAGTGGGGTTAAAATATCCGTGGTCGGAGGTCAAATTCCAATTATCTTGTctattaattttagcgttAACTCTTGTAGCATTCGAAATGACGTCTTTGGTAGCTGCATCGATACGAGGGTTAAACTGATTATTTCGAGCCTGCTGCTCGTCAGGATGAATTAATAAAGAGACCAGAGGGTTAAATTGTTCCAGAGACGAAATAGCGTTTGAGTGGTTGTCAGGGGTCAAAAGTTCAGGCAATGTAAGAACAGCTGTTAGATTGAATAACAAAAACAGTCCAGGGTCCAAATATCCGTTGCTAAGCACGTTGCTAGGCACGTTGCTTGGTTCGTTTGATGTGATATTCAAGATCTCTGATTTGCGGGAAATTTCTTCAGTTTGAATTTTTGGATATTCATCAAAAATGGGGTGTCCAAAATCGTTCTTAGTTATAGATTTTAGTGAGGAATTTTCAGGAAGATTTTTCTTTGGATCGGAACTCGAAAAAGTTTTCAGTAATGGCTTCAAATTTGACAGATCAGGTGGTAGCTTTGAGTGGTTGTTAAACGAAACAGGTGGGGTCGCTTGGGGGTCAAAAATGGCCACGTTCGTAGAGAGTTCGTTGGAGAGGTCGTTTCCGAGAGACATCAGGGGACAAAGGTCGTTGCCAggtggtgtgggggtggaggcAAAGAGGGTAGCAACACACATCAGATAGAGCAGAGCACTTCCACAGGCAACCTGGAGTGTGGGAGTTAttgtgatgatctttaccacacAAACAAAAATGCTAACAGCTAAGTCAAAATTATTTTGTAGGTATGATGATCTTTACTCGAATAAATCAAGTATGATGGTCGAATAAATCAAAGTATGGACGGGTatttttgagggtataaactttcgcagatttaatataattttcaccggaatagcagccttgtTGCAGCATGCAATATTAGATTCGCGGGTGCA encodes the following:
- the LOC135337446 gene encoding uncharacterized protein LOC135337446 isoform X1; its protein translation is MVEPEPPPTAAGVSWLCGCWYELVASKFLNDEGEMEALTNTDFSTIGSTPRNRLDHLEIRFLQAIDWRLFVSMDEYYQFVRSVEGRVALNEACQRGWFSYTDLCAVWGASDNMATTSKTTAKVACGSALLYLMCVATLFASTPTPPGNDLCPLMSLGNDLSNELSTNVAIFDPQATPPVSFNNHSKLPPDLSNLKPLLKTFSSSDPKKNLPENSSLKSITKNDFGHPIFDEYPKIQTEEISRKSEILNITSNEPSNVPSNVLSNGYLDPGLFLLFNLTAVLTLPELLTPDNHSNAISSLEQFNPLVSLLIHPDEQQARNNQFNPRIDAATKDVISNATRVNAKINRQDNWNLTSDHGYFNPTIPQYPRVEQPDREIETNYIGPKEHFRHNDPNIDISGQPSQNWKEYQSPVVVIETIPMVTASELWDYKIPLRVEKNNFTLKHVLGMLAHSVLAW
- the LOC135337446 gene encoding uncharacterized protein LOC135337446 isoform X2, whose protein sequence is MEALTNTDFSTIGSTPRNRLDHLEIRFLQAIDWRLFVSMDEYYQFVRSVEGRVALNEACQRGWFSYTDLCAVWGASDNMATTSKTTAKVACGSALLYLMCVATLFASTPTPPGNDLCPLMSLGNDLSNELSTNVAIFDPQATPPVSFNNHSKLPPDLSNLKPLLKTFSSSDPKKNLPENSSLKSITKNDFGHPIFDEYPKIQTEEISRKSEILNITSNEPSNVPSNVLSNGYLDPGLFLLFNLTAVLTLPELLTPDNHSNAISSLEQFNPLVSLLIHPDEQQARNNQFNPRIDAATKDVISNATRVNAKINRQDNWNLTSDHGYFNPTIPQYPRVEQPDREIETNYIGPKEHFRHNDPNIDISGQPSQNWKEYQSPVVVIETIPMVTASELWDYKIPLRVEKNNFTLKHVLGMLAHSVLAW